CCGACAATGGAGTTATTTATGCCCCATTTACTAACAATGCCGATCAGGAATTCCTCCTGGACATCCTTAACCGCATTCAAGCATGGTGCAATCACTGGTTGATGACAATTAATCCCACTAAATGCCAGCTTGTGTTTTTTCATCGCCGTCGCAACCCGCAGTGCGGATTGcgatgatgcagtgcgggaccgcagAGTGGCCCGGggcccagcagggtctaaaactcacttccACCATTaaagtttttctgtttgtttgtcGCAATCCGCATTCTTTTCCCTATGCGATTTCTGTTTTTCCTGTCGAACAAATCCTCTCCTATACATACCTAGGCATCACAGTAAGCAATGATGCATCATGGCACCATCATGTAAAAACCTATTCACAGCTGCGAACGAAAAACTAGGCTTTCTTGAATGTCATCTTCGCGGCGCCCCTCAAAATGTAAAGTTAGTTTCGTATAAAACATTGACGGGTTAAAACCAGAGTGCGCACCCGCAATTTGGTACCACAACGAGCATAAATAATTGATTCACTGGAAGCGGTGCAAAACAGAGCGTTTTATTCTTCACTCATACTGATCCGATATTAACGTTTCATCACACAAGCTACAGTTGTAACTATCTTGTCTAGTTTTTGTCTAATTCACAAACTTTATTATCCCCAACTCAGGCAGCAGCCATACATCTGTGCATCATCATTATGCACGTCTCACTATATTGGTCGTCCGTTGAAAGTTTGACGCCAACTTGCCCGTACGACTGCTTTTTTCCAAGACTTTTTTCCTCCAAGCAGCAAGTGACCGGAACAGGCTTCCCCATAATCTCGCAGCCATCTCCTGCACATCCACATTCCAAGATAATGTCATATtagtaatataataataataattggtttttggggaaaggaaatggcgcagtatctctctcatatatcgttggacacctgaaccgcgccgtaagggaagggataagggagggagtgaaagaagaaaggaagaatgaggtgccgtagtggagggctccggaataatttcgaccacctggggatcttttaacgtgcactgacatcgcacagcacacgggcgccttagcgtttttcctccataaaaacgcagccgccgcggtcggtttcaaacccgggaactccggatcagtagtccgaGCGCCCCTAACAGATAATGTCATGCCGCTCCTGTAATTGTGAAAAAAATGTTACTCTTTTGTTAACCCCTCCCCTTATGCAATACTCCGAAAAGAAGGgtttttaaggaaataaaaatgaaaaatgcacaGGATGCACAATACAGACCACTTTACAAGAAAATGACCACACGCTTGAAACTagcaaagaacaaaaacaaataatGTCCAACAGGTGCGTGGGATAAGTAGTGTATATGACAGCAGTCCGAGAAATTATCATACCTTTAACGAGTAGTTTTATCACAATATTTTCGAACGGTAATGGTTCGGTAAGGCCGACAATTTCATTTGGCTGCTTGTTCCACTCGTTTATACACTGAGCTAAAGGAAGTATAACTGAAGCATTCGGTTCGGATATTTAATAGCTTGGTGAGTTTTGTGTCGGTTATTTCTTGACTGAGAAAAACATCTTGTGTGATGTTTCTCATAATATCCACACGATAGTGACCACTCAGGATGTGAAAAAAATAGTCGACTGTATTTCACTTTATTCATTTCAATGAACCcggctttttcttgttttttaacaGATTATGTTCTAATGTAGTCCCTATAGATATGCACGCTATTCTAAACTCCCAGCATTGCTGTATCATCCTTTTTTTCACATAAGATAGCCAGGCACGACTTGCGTACGTCAATAGTGGCATCGCAGTCCATTTTATACGAAAGAAACTTTAAATCTCGCGTCGCACCATGTACTTTATTTATCAATGTCTAGAGTTTAAAAGTCACCTTCTTGAAAACGTGGGGGACATATGCAGACCGGTTCAGGTCGCTAGTGAGATAAATACCGAGACACTTATATTTTTTTGCGCCCCCTTAGTGAAAATTGCCGAATTTGTAACGAAGCACAATGGGGTTCTCTTTGTGTGTCAGCCGCACGAAAACTATTTTCTTCTTATTTATACTTTTTTGCCAAAGTTTGTACTCCCGATTACTTATTTGCAGATGGTCATTAAGTCTAACCTAGTCATCGAAGCAATGTATTTTAGCGTAGACTCCTGTGGGAGCTGCGTAATACCATAGCGTTACATGTGATTGAGAGCGGATGTTCACACCACTGATATTGATACAGAAGAGCAAAGGTCCTACAACTGACCTCTGTGAACACAAGATCGAACATGTTCAGTTgaggtacgaaacagcgcaactaacacgaaggaccagaaaaagaagaatacacggacacgcgctgaTTTACAACTGCctgttttaatcggaaaaccacaTATTTATAATCTCGAATTTTTCATCAGTTGTCTAATATGTTATAACTTGTGTAAGAATAAAAAATAGTGAGTAACCGCTAGAGAACCATGCTAGTATTGACCTAGAATGCCAGCTTTGTCGGCAAATTATATAATCTACATCAATAATACATGTAAAAGACATTTACAGCAAGTGTTGATGAGGaatatcggtctgtaattttctgTTTTATCTCTCACGCATTGTTTGTGTATGGCTGTGATTTTACCGCACTTGTCATCACACGGGATTTCCCCCAGTTTTAAGAGACTTGTCGAAAATATCAATGGTGTAATATGAGCACCTTTCTGCATGCATTTTCAAAAGATTTTCGGAGTATCATCCGGACCAACGAACTTTTTTCAACTAAGTTGAGAAGGTAATTATATATGCTGTCTAAGACTGTGGGAAGTAAAAGTTGCAAGTGATTACATATTTAAATTTCTGGCGCTGCACTATCATCTGGAGGGAATAAATTCAACATATTTATTAAAGGGGCACAGGCCATCTCAGCGGTGTTAGTGATAGCGCGATCTACAGATCCTGAAATTTCCTGGTGACTATTTTTATAATTTTGATAAGCACTCCTTCCATATCTTTCGGTTCCATTACTTGTTTTTGAAATCTCGGGAAAGATCGCTAATAGTGTCACGTATAATATTTGAAGGCCGTTGACTACGTTTTGCGCGGAGGCGTTTCAAATGAGGCTTCATATGAAGGATCTTGGGATAAGTTCATGGGTTCGTTTTATGCCCTCTTTTTCTGCGCATGGGAATGAATCATTTAGTAGACTCGTGTGCACATTCTTGGAACCTTTACACGGTTTCATCGACAGTTACTGAGACTAAGCACACAAGGTGGCTGAACGTCTCGTAGTTTTCTTCTCAGTAATCTAATACACCAACATCGTTTACTTTAGCTAACTCAGGAGGATAAACCAGTTTCGCGGGACGTGGATTAGAAGGAGGTACTGTAGATGGCCAAATAATTATCATAATGTGATCATATATTCCTTCCAGAGCATCATTAAGGTGAATTTAAGGGTTGTTTAAGAACAGAAAATTCTGAGTAAATCACCTAAAcctgttttgtagcgagagctatacCACGCCAAGCCttcgagcctccagcgtggcAAACCTTGAGCGGCGGCGGGGCGGTGCCGTGGCCTTGAGCCGGTTGgccacgtggtgaggagcagctactgctgccggcggcgcggcgtgccggcgaaaccgagctgcaacatcTGTGCGTATGCGCCGTGTCGAGTGGGGGAGAGGgagtggagagagggagagagtgaatccacgtccaggtgCGATGGTGAAgtaggaacgcccagcgaaacggagatGCGAAAGATTGACTataattcgactgagcgagtacCACTCGGCCAGATCtggctctcgcgtcactccaggtttaaccagagctaaacaacggctaatttttgtagcgatactACACTACTCCAGCCACTTCCCGAGGTAAGCGTGGTTGCGCGCTGAGCCATGTCATCACCGCTCCGCcagccgtgcgcatgcgcggagttatgtcatagcccgcagctggtgtgcgtgtcatgcgcctcgccgctgcgccgacggcggagcagtcgccgcccgcctcgtctgttgtgcgcatgcgcgaagtgaCGTCAGAGCACAAAGCTGAtatgcgcgccgcgcgcctacattacgctagcatttcgaacGTTCAGcgtggcagctgccggcagcgcggtgcGCAGGAGAAACTGAAGGAGGGGGAGTAGACAGCGAAATAGGGGAGGAGAGCGAATCGACGTCcagggaagaagatgaagaaggaacacccagcgaaacgcagcggcgaaagactgagtttgtaattcgactgagcgagttccactcggccacctgtacctatcgcgtcactccaggtttaaccagagctaaaccacagccattgtTCCCAGATTAGGCCATTTGTAGCGAAATTGGGCTACtgaatgttttctttggcttcTTTTTTAACAGCTTGGTGTTGTGGCTTTTGCTGGGCTTTACACTCCCAGAAAATCTGATTGGTAAAAGAAACGCATTTCAAGAAGTGCACTACGTTTGGTTAGCTGTtcatgcatctttttttttatttgcttagtCTCTTTACATCCATACATGACAACTATAAACTTGGGAGACGCTTCAGCTCCGCTTataggaacgaaacagcgcaactagaATGAAGGACCAGGAAAAGAGATgcacgaacaagcgctgacttacaacttactgttttaatcggaaaaccacaTATAAATACTTTCTAATCACTGCATCACAGCCTCAGGTCATCATCACAAACTTACTAACCTAAAAAGAAAGGAACATAACATTTGCTGAATCGTAAACACCTACAGGCTCCCACTTTGTTTCAAAAGCCATATCTCTCGCTTAGACAAGACCATCGAATTGCTGCTCACACGCGAGTAATCATCAGTGAAGATATGATAAACCTCTACTACGCCCCGTACTAGTTGCTCTTAATGACGATAcagcacaacagtgttgtcaaagtacGGAGTGTACAGGCAGGACctgcaatgtgcaaccaactttgacgaGCAAGAGCCTGCCAAAGAATAAGCGTGTTCCAACCGGCGTTCATTGTGCTGTATCGCCCTAAAGAGCAACTAGTACAGGAAGTAGTAGATGGTTATTATATCTTCAGAGATGATTCGTGTGTGAGCAGCACATCGATGGCCTTGTCTATATGGCTGTTTGATTGCTTTTAGTTTTATGggagtttagcgtcccaaagcgactcagactatgaggtaTGCCATAGTGAagatctccggaaatttcgaccacctggggttctttaacgtgcactgacatcgcacagtacacggggatATGGCTGTTTGAACGACGTGGGAGTCTGTTGGTGCTAACGATTGAGCATGtgggcatgtcagcagcagacacggcaacatgctaagcaatcccttttgctttgcacttcaggtctttctcggagccctgctagcgccgcgtgagtggtatcaagcgacacgtgcgaaccatgttcaaggattcgatgccgtatcagcagtactgctttccgacggagtcatcactgaaccagaccaaccttggctatcagcttccacacctttgacgacatcggggacgtcatgtcacgtggctcatccatcgactataaatccaccaccggagcttttcttcgccagtgggcatgtcagcagcagacacggcaacatgctaagcaatcccttttgctttgcacttcaggttGGTAATCTCAAATATGAACATTGTTATCGAAGTGACGATCGTTTtttagtgctgctgccctgcccactgagCGTTGAGTGCTTTCTGTCTTGTGTTATTACATTATCgaaagatctgttgtcttgtggcgaTATTGAAGCAAATCCTGGTCCAACTGAAAAAGAGATGCTATCGGAGTTACTAGCAGGCCAGGGTAAGATTACTTCAACAATGGAGGGCCTACAGGCATCACAAAACAAGATAGAAGACAAGCTTTCCTCTTTAACTGAGCGGATTGACGGTATTGAGAGACAGTTATCcggcctaaatgtcttagccacgaaggtgaAAGATATGGAATCTACCATATCAGAACTTCAGGGGCAGCTTACTTTAGTTAGAAACCAGATGGATGACTTAGAAAACAGAGGTAGAAGAAATAACCTTATCATTTACGGTATAGAGGAGGACAGCATTGAGTCTAACCATGAACTGGAAGAGAAAGTAACAAACGGCGTTTTTCAGGAAAAGCTGGGTTTAACGGTAAGTGGCGTCGAAAGATGCCATAGAATGGGtaaaaaggaagcaagcaaggTGCGACCTGTCATTTTAAAACTGCTCGATTTCCGTGAAAAAATGTCCATATTACAATCATGTCACAAGCTCAAAGACTCCGGCATATCAATAGCTGAGGATTATTCAAAACGAGTTCGAGAAATACGTAAACAGTTATGGAAAAGCTGTAAAGAAGAGAGAGACGAAGGAGCCAAAGCAAAGTTATTATTCGATAAACTAAGCGTTGATAACGTCCTATTTGGTTGGGACGAAGCGAAAGGTTCTCGCTtcaggcttagaaagaaatcaaactgacttcTCACCAATAAACCTCGGACCCTGAAAATATTAAATGTTAATTGTAGGAGTGTTCTAAACAAGACTGCTGAGTTGGAGGCTCTTCTGCTTTTGCACGATCCAGAAATTGCGGTTTTGACTGAGACTTGGCTTAACGACACAGTATTTGACAGTGAGTTTGTacccactggctacagttcgtacagAAAAGAccgtgatggtagaggtggaggCGTTAGCATACTCTTTAAGTCAACCTTGCGA
This portion of the Amblyomma americanum isolate KBUSLIRL-KWMA chromosome 10, ASM5285725v1, whole genome shotgun sequence genome encodes:
- the LOC144106552 gene encoding uncharacterized protein LOC144106552; translated protein: MLSNPFCFALQVGNLKYEHCYRSDDRFLVLLPCPLSVECFLSCVITLSKDLLSCGDIEANPGPTEKEMLSELLAGQGKITSTMEGLQASQNKIEDKLSSLTERIDGIERQLSGLNVLATKVKDMESTISELQGQLTLVRNQMDDLENRGRRNNLIIYGIEEDSIESNHELEEKVTNGVFQEKLGLTVSGVERCHRMGKKEASKVRPVILKLLDFREKMSILQSCHKLKDSGISIAEDYSKRVREIRKQLWKSCKEERDEGAKAKLLFDKLSVDNVLFGWDEAKGSRFRLRKKSN